The Xyrauchen texanus isolate HMW12.3.18 chromosome 28, RBS_HiC_50CHRs, whole genome shotgun sequence genome has a segment encoding these proteins:
- the xkr5a gene encoding XK-related protein 5a, producing MPVTARRGCGGGGACCWRVLLLAASALVMLAERAALLFCVGFYLWQNELGLAGLTFALLLPGSLVQVLSFRWYRADGDKRICQNVIIHTLHLGIFKRLWDCGVCEWTAQGSLQSHAQEVMQHADASALRLLEVLLMTLPQTFLQTYMLTVTGYGLFSPVTLCGGVCLLSLSWALVLYSRACCLIRPGHLQMPPAALLCQLLWRAGMLAARFTSLALFTHTFGCWVIGVMASHWLIASLWLVCQQTDIYVGQWSWHVFNFILGGVHVFFFLNVKDGPSRFRMAGFYTVMLLENATLLMAASDFLTDASWDSLAIPTAVLSSFLLGLTSLILYYRFLHPKSTEISQGLCQRGHMSRECLQPVDSTFSLGDKSLPSAPLPVLFPSSHPSFSLSGIPGSLLEHPGSCGVKPDGECQHHHWLLIRLALKTSDLSKINGAYGAGGVSGILVADHKGEIGEDGCVSTSESRDDTMAPLSDCREEFQSVSEAKEEEEEDEDESLEMKSPLESPASECKRSSPEVKSVFGDSPEPNYCPTESSSTLYFSADPQSPSSSSNLRLDRNTPFSFGSGTALETLDELSPISIDGGLHRDLVRGFLGRAGPCYTSTPGLNGQGLPESSVAHLRGPRRQVVLSSRGLEEDAGF from the exons ATGCCGGTAACGGCGCGGAGAGGTTGCGGTGGCGGGGGCGCGTGCTGCTGGCGCGTGTTGCTGCTCGCTGCCTCCGCGCTCGTGATGCTggcggagagagcggcgc TGCTGTTCTGTGTTGGGTTCTACCTGTGGCAGAATGAGCTTGGGTTGGCTGGACTGACCTTTGCCCTCTTGTTGCCGGGGTCCCTTGTGCAGGTGTTGAGTTTCAGGTGGTACAGGGCTGACGGAGACAAAcgcatatgtcaaaatgtcatcaTACACACACTTCATCTGGGCATCTTTAAACG GTTGTGGGACTGCGGTGTGTGCGAGTGGACGGCTCAAGGCTCGTTGCAGTCACATGCGCAGGAAGTGATGCAGCATGCGGATGCGTCTGCTCTGCGTCTGTTGGAGGTCTTATTGATGACACTACCGCAGACGTTCCTGCAGACGTACATGCTCACTGTTACTGGCTACGGCCTCTTCTCTCCAG TCACTCTGTGTGGTGGTGTGTGTTTGCTCTCGCTGTCCTGGGCGCTGGTGCTCTACAGCCGGGCATGTTGTCTCATTCGTCCAGGGCATTTGCAGATGCCACCAGCGGCTCTTCTGTGCCAGCTGCTGTGGAGGGCGGGCATGTTAGCCGCCCGCTTCACCAGCCTCGCCCTGTTCACCCACACTTTCGGTTGTTGGGTCATCGGGGTCATGG CGTCTCATTGGTTGATCGCATCGCTCTGGTTGGTCTGCCAGCAGACGGACATATATGTGGGCCAGTGGTCATGGCATGTGTTTAACTTCATTCTGGGAGGCGTGCACGTGTTTTTCTTTCTCAATGTAAAGGACGGCCCCTCTCGATTCCGGATGGCAGGATTCTacacg GTGATGTTATTGGAAAACGCTACACTGCTAATGGCTGCTTCTGACTTCCTGACTGATGCATCATGGGATAGCCTTGCCATCCCCACTGCTGTTCTTTCCAGCTTTCTACTcg gtcTGACCTCGCTGATATTATACTATCGATTCCTGCATCCCAAATCCACTGAAATCTCTCAGGGTTTGTGCCAACGTGGACACATGAGCCGAGAGTGTCTTCAGCCGGTCGATTCCACGTTCTCTCTGGGAGACAAAAGTCTTCCGTCCGCCCCTCTCCCTGTCCTCTTCCCTTCCTCTCAcccttctttctctctgtccgGAATTCCTGGCTCTCTGCTGGAGCATCCTGGGAGCTGCGGTGTAAAACCGGATGGCGAGTGCCAACACCATCACTGGCTGTTGATTCGTCTCGCCCTAAAAACCAGTGACCTTTCTAAAATCAACGGGGCATACGGAGCAGGGGGCGTTTCCGGGATACTGGTGGCAGATCATAAGGGAGAGATCGGAGAGGACGGGTGTGTGTCCACTTCCGAAAGCAGGGATGATACGATGGCTCCGCTGTCCGACTGCAGGGAGGAGTTTCAGAGTGTCAGTGAAGccaaggaggaagaggaggaggatgaagacgAGAGTCTAGAAATGAAGAGTCCGTTGGAATCGCCGGCTTCTGAGTGCAAGAGGAGCTCACCGGAGGTAAAGTCTGTGTTCGGGGACAGTCCTGAACCAAATTACTGCCCTACCGAATCCAGCTCAACCTTATACTTCAGCGCCGACCCACAGTCGCCCAGCAGCTCCAGTAACCTGCGGCTGGATCGCAATACTCCCTTCAGTTTCGGTTCTGGTACTGCTCTGGAAACTTTAGATGAGCTTAGCCCTATTTCAATAGATGGTGGGCTGCACAGGGATCTTGTAAGGGGGTTTCTGGGACGTGCCGGGCCCTGCTACACCTCCACACCCGGACTGAACGGACAGGGGCTTCCGGAGAGTTCGGTAGCCCACCTCAGAGGCCCGCGCAGACAGGTCGTTCTCTCAAGCAGGGGCCTGGAAGAGGATGCAGGGTTTTAA
- the LOC127621931 gene encoding translocating chain-associated membrane protein 2-like yields the protein MAFRRRNKSYPFFSQEFLIQNHADIVFSLVIFILIGLMFETTAKTAILFIQPQYNISTMTADGEVSLYHYGWKDCATVLFYLFITIILHAVVQEYVLDKVNRRLHLSKSKNTKFNESGQLFVFYLVSSLWSLYVIASEGYILHLSSLWDNYPHVHLRFQVKFFYLTQLAYWFHALPELYFQKVRKDEIPRQLQYISLYLLHILAAYLLNLTRVGLVLLFLQYLSEMGFHLSRLFYFIDENQHKMFEKWSIGFVLTRMITLTLMFLAVGFGLARSENQTLDLETGNFNTLSIRLLVLFLVCFTQSWLLWKFFRFQLSRTRELRLEQAARKRAAAKQQMQQRTLKRDSVGHHENGLIKAENGMSPRLKKIKTP from the exons ATGGCTTTTCGTAGAAGAAATAAGAGTTACCCTTTCTTCAGCCAAGAGTTTCTCATTCAGAATCACGCCGACATCGTCTTTAGTCTGGTCATTTTCATTTTGATTGGACTGATGTTTGAG aCAACAGCGAAAACGGCTATTTTATTCATTCAGCCGCAGTATAACATCAGCACCATGACAGCAG ATGGAGAAGTATCTCTTTATCATTATGGATGGAAGGATTGTGCCACCGTTCTCTTCTATCTCTTCATCACCATAATTCTTCACGCTGTGGTGCAGGAGTATGTTCTAGAT AAAGTAAACCGGCGTCTCCACCTGTCGAAGAGTAAAAACACAAAGTTTAATGAATCTGGGCAGCTATTTGTGTTTTACCTGGTGTCCAGTTTATGGAGTCTCTATGTCATCGCCTCA GAGGGATATATTTTGCATCTCAGCAGCCTTTGGGATAATTACCCTCATGTACACctgag gtTTCAGGTGAAGTTTTTCTATCTCACTCAGCTGGCGTACTGGTTTCATGCGCTGCCTGAACTTTACTTCCAGAAAGTGAGAAAG gATGAAATCCCTCGTCAGCTGCAGTACATCAGTCTCTATCTGTTACACATTCTGGCTGCGTATCTGTTAAA TTTGACCCGAGTCGGGCTGGTTTTGTTGTTTCTTCAGTATCTCTCTGAAATGGGTTTCCATCTGTCCCGACTCTTCTACTTTATTGATGAAAACCAACATAAAAT gtttgaGAAGTGGTCCATTGGGTTTGTTCTGACCCGTATGATCACTCTAACCCTGATGTTCTTGGCTGTTGGCTTCGGTTTGGCTCGTTCTGAAAACCAGACGCTTGATTTGGAAACGGGAAACTTTAACACCCTTTCTATCAG GCTGCTGGTGTTGTTCTTGGTGTGTTTCACTCAGTCGTGGCTGCTCTGGAAGTTCTTCCGCTTCCAGCTGAGCCGAACACGCGAGCTGCGACTGGAGCAGGCGGCCCGGAAAAGAGCGGCCGCTAAACAACAGATGCAGCAGCGCACGCTCAAACGTGATTCAG TTGGCCACCATGAGAACGGACTGATCAAAGCAGAGAACGGGATGTCACCTCGTCTGAAGAAGATCAAAACTCCTTAA